Proteins co-encoded in one Dama dama isolate Ldn47 chromosome 2, ASM3311817v1, whole genome shotgun sequence genomic window:
- the ROBO4 gene encoding roundabout homolog 4 isoform X1 has translation MGAGGVRLLGVHWALPLLLLTGSMAQDFPPQILVHPEDQLFQGPNPAKMSCRASGQPPPTIRWLLDGHPLSMVPPDVHHLLPDGTLLLLRPPPRGRAHDDRTRSTDLGVYTCEASNRLGTAVSRGARLSVAVLQEDFQVQPQDTVAAVGEQVLLQCEPPWGHPEPTVSWWKDEKPLALQPGRHSVSQGSLLMARAEKSDAGTYMCMATNSAGRRKSRVARVSIQEPRDYKKPLKLLAVHIQLENVTLLNPDPRKGTKAGPAVWLSWKVSGPAAPAQSYTALFRTQAAPGGQGAPWAEALLGGWQSAELGGLHWGQDYEFKVRPSSGRAQGPDSNVLLLRLPEQVPSAPPQEVTLKPGNGSVLVSWVPPPAENHNGIIRGYQVWSLGNTSLPPANWTVVGEQTQLEIAAHMSGSYCVQVAAVTGAGAGQPSSPVCLLLEQAMERAAQQPNAHSPWTLEQLWAALKRPEVIASGGVVLWLLLLGTAVCIHRRRRAGVHLGPGLYRYTSEDAILKHRMDHSDSPWLADTWRSTSGSRDLSSSSSLSSRLGVDPRDPLEGRRSLISWDPRSPGVPLLPDTSTFYGSLIAEGPSSPPARPSPQAPAARRLTPQLAQLSSPWPSSDSLCGRRGLSSPRLSLAPAEAWKARKKQELHQANSSPLLRASHPAELWACESSNRGSKNFPQSPGAVPRALVAWRALGPQLLSSSSELMTRPLPPVPLAPRGPPTQSQQTQHSVEPPALTSPPPPAAPVPALLPSGTLRPSSPQASSLSGPSPASSRLSSSSLSSLGEDQDSVLTPEEVALCLELSEGEETPRNSVSPMPRAPSPPITYGYISVPTASDLADMGRPGGGVGSEVRGLLCPPRPCLTPTPSEGSLANGWGSASEDNGPSARASLVSSSDGSFLADAHFARALAVAADSFGFGLEPREADCVFTDASSPPSPRDDLSLTSTLSLTPWEWRSDWLEDIEKNPTQWLGRGLPPWPPESRLSSQKSQLKLSSPVPKAGDSS, from the exons ATGGGCGCTGGAGGAGTGCGCCTCCTCGGGGTCCACTGGGCcctgcctcttctgctcctcacGG GAAGCATGGCCCAGGACTTCCCACCCCAGATCCTAGTCCATCCCGAGGACCAGCTGTTCCAGGGCCCCAACCCGGCCAAGATGAGCTGCCGGGCCTCAGGTCAGCCGCCTCCCACCATCCGCTGGCTGCTGGATGGGCACCCCCTGAGCATGGTACCCCCAGACGTTCACCACCTCCTCCCTGACGGAACCCTCCTGCTGCTGCGGCCCCCTCCCCGGGGACGTGCCCACGACGACCGCACCCGATCCACGGACCTGGGAGTCTACACCTGTGAGGCCAGCAACCGGCTGGGCACGGCAGTCAGCCGGGGCGCGCGGCTCTCCGTGGCTG TCCTCCAGGAGGATTTCCAGGTCCAGCCTCAAGACACGGTGGCTGCAGTGGGCGAGCAGGTGCTTCTGCAGTGCGAGCCGCCCTGGGGCCACCCAGAGCCCACCGTCTCATGGTGGAAGGATGAGAAACCCCTGGCCCTGCAGCCAGGGCGGCACTCG GTGTCCCAAGGCTCCCTGCTGATGGCAAGAGCAGAGAAGAGTGACGCGGGGACCTACATGTGTAtggccaccaacagtgcaggacgACGGAAGAGCCGGGTGGCCAGGGTGTCCATCCAGG AGCCCCGGGACTACAAGAAGCCCCTGAAGCTTCTGGCTGTGCACATTCAGCTGGAAAACGTGACCCTGCTGAACCCAGACCCCAGGAAGGGCACCAAGGCTGGGCCAgctgtgtggctcagctggaag GTGAGCGGCCCCGCGGCACCTGCTCAGTCCTACACGGCCCTGTTCAGGACCCAGGCCgcccctgggggccagggcgccccgtgggcagaggccctgctgggtggcTGGCAGAGCGCAGAACTTGGGGGCCTCCACTGGGGCCAAGACTACGAGTTCAAAGTGAGACCGTCCTCCGGCCGCGCTCAAGGCCCCGACAGCAACGtgctgctcctgaggctgcctgaACAAG tGCCCAGTGCCCCTCCCCAGGAGGTGACCCTAAAACCTGGCAACGGCAGTGTCCTTGTGAGCTGGGTCCCACCACCTGCTGAAAACCACAATGGCATCATCCGTGGCTATCAG GTCTGGAGCCTGGGCAACACCTCATTGCCCCCAGCCAACTGGACCGTGGTGGGTGAGCAGACCCAGCTGGAGATTGCCGCTCACATGTCAGGTTCCTACTGCGTGCAAGTGGCTGCCGTCACTGGCGCGGGCGCTGGGCAGCCCAGCAGCCCTGTCTGCCTCCTATTAG AGCAGGCCATGGAGCGAGCTGCCCAGCAACCCAATGCACACAGCCCATGGACCCTGGAGCAGCTGTGGGCAGCCTTGAAGCGGCCAGAGGTCATTGCCAGCGGGGGTGTCgtgctgtggctgctgctgctgggcacGGCTGTGTGCATCCACCGCCGCCGCCGAGCTGGCGTGCACCTGGGCCCAG gTCTGTACAGGTACACCAGTGAGGATGCCATCTTAAAACACAG GATGGATCACAGCGACTCCCCCTGGCTGGCAGACACATGGCGCTCCACCTCTGGCTCTCGAgacctcagcagcagcagcagcctcagcaGTCGGCTGGGAGTGGACCCCCGGGACCCGCTAGAAGGTCGCCGCTCTT TGATCTCCTGGGATCCCCGAAGCCCTGGGGTGCCCCTGCTTCCTGACACCAGCACTTTCTATGGCTCCCTCATTGCTGAGGGGCCTTCCAGCCCCCCAGCCCGGCCAAGCCCCCAGGCCCCAGCGGCCAGGCGGCTCacaccccagctggcccagctctCCAGCCCCTGGCCCAGTTCGGACAGCCTCTGTGGCCGCCGGGGTCTCTCTTCCCCACGCTTGTCTCTGGCCCCCGCAGAGGCCTGGAAGGCCAGAAAGAAGCAGG AGTTGCACCAGGCCAACAGCTCCCCACTGCTCCGGGCCAGCCACCCTGCGGAGCTCTGGGCCTGCGAGTCGAGCAACAGAGGCTCCAAGAACTTTCCCCAAAGCCCAG GAGCTGTGCCCCGTGCTCTGGTGGCCTGGCGGGCGCTGGGACCACAGCTCCTCAGCTCCTCCAGTGAACTGATGACTCGCCCTTTGCCCCCGGTACCACTCGCTCCCCGTGGACCCCCCACTCAGAGTCAGCAGACCCA GCACTCGGTGGAGCCCCCAGCCCTCACCTCCCCTCCACCGCCAGCAGCCCCCGTCCCAGCCCTCCTTCCCTCCGGTACCCTCCgcccctccagcccccaggcctCCTCCCTCTCTGGTCCCAGCCCAGCGTCCAGCCGCCTGTCCAGCTCGTCGCTGTCGTCCCTGGGGGAGGATCAGGACAGCGTGCTGACCCCTGAGGAGGTGGCCCTGTGCCTGGAGCTCAGTGAGGGTGAGGAGACCCCCAG GAACAGTGTCTCTCCGATGCCAAGGGCGCCCTCCCCTCCCATCACCTATGGCTACATCAGCGTCCCCACGGCCTCGGATCTAGCGGACATGGGCAGGCCTGGAGGAGGAGTGGGGTCCGAGGTGAGGggcttgctgtgccctcctcggCCCTGCCTCACACCCACCCCCAGCGAGGGCTCCTTGGCCAACGGCTGGGGCTCAGCCTCAGAGGACAACGGCCCCAGCGCCAGAGCCAGCCTGGTCAGCTCCTCTGACGGCTCCTTCCTCGCTGACGCCCACTTCGCCCGGGCCCTGGCTGTGGCAGCAGACAGCTTCGGCTTTGGTCTGGAGCCCAGGGAGGCCGACTGCGTCTTCACGG ATGCTTCGTCACCTCCCTCGCCCCGGGACGACCTCTCCCTGACTTCTACCCTTTCCCTGACCCCGTGGGAGTGGAGGTCAGACTGGTTGGAGGACATTGAGAAAAATCCCACCCAGTGGCTGGGAAGGGGGCTGCCTCCCTGGCCACCTGAATCTCGGCTCTCTTCCCAGAAAAGTCAGCTCAAGCTCAGCTCTCCTGTGCCCAAAGCTGGCG ACTCCTCCTGA
- the ROBO4 gene encoding roundabout homolog 4 isoform X2, giving the protein MGAGGVRLLGVHWALPLLLLTGSMAQDFPPQILVHPEDQLFQGPNPAKMSCRASGQPPPTIRWLLDGHPLSMVPPDVHHLLPDGTLLLLRPPPRGRAHDDRTRSTDLGVYTCEASNRLGTAVSRGARLSVAVLQEDFQVQPQDTVAAVGEQVLLQCEPPWGHPEPTVSWWKDEKPLALQPGRHSVSQGSLLMARAEKSDAGTYMCMATNSAGRRKSRVARVSIQEPRDYKKPLKLLAVHIQLENVTLLNPDPRKGTKAGPAVWLSWKVSGPAAPAQSYTALFRTQAAPGGQGAPWAEALLGGWQSAELGGLHWGQDYEFKVRPSSGRAQGPDSNVLLLRLPEQVPSAPPQEVTLKPGNGSVLVSWVPPPAENHNGIIRGYQVWSLGNTSLPPANWTVVGEQTQLEIAAHMSGSYCVQVAAVTGAGAGQPSSPVCLLLEQAMERAAQQPNAHSPWTLEQLWAALKRPEVIASGGVVLWLLLLGTAVCIHRRRRAGVHLGPGLYRYTSEDAILKHRMDHSDSPWLADTWRSTSGSRDLSSSSSLSSRLGVDPRDPLEGRRSLISWDPRSPGVPLLPDTSTFYGSLIAEGPSSPPARPSPQAPAARRLTPQLAQLSSPWPSSDSLCGRRGLSSPRLSLAPAEAWKARKKQELHQANSSPLLRASHPAELWACESSNRGSKNFPQSPGAVPRALVAWRALGPQLLSSSSELMTRPLPPVPLAPRGPPTQSQQTQHSVEPPALTSPPPPAAPVPALLPSGTLRPSSPQASSLSGPSPASSRLSSSSLSSLGEDQDSVLTPEEVALCLELSEGEETPSVSPMPRAPSPPITYGYISVPTASDLADMGRPGGGVGSEVRGLLCPPRPCLTPTPSEGSLANGWGSASEDNGPSARASLVSSSDGSFLADAHFARALAVAADSFGFGLEPREADCVFTDASSPPSPRDDLSLTSTLSLTPWEWRSDWLEDIEKNPTQWLGRGLPPWPPESRLSSQKSQLKLSSPVPKAGDSS; this is encoded by the exons ATGGGCGCTGGAGGAGTGCGCCTCCTCGGGGTCCACTGGGCcctgcctcttctgctcctcacGG GAAGCATGGCCCAGGACTTCCCACCCCAGATCCTAGTCCATCCCGAGGACCAGCTGTTCCAGGGCCCCAACCCGGCCAAGATGAGCTGCCGGGCCTCAGGTCAGCCGCCTCCCACCATCCGCTGGCTGCTGGATGGGCACCCCCTGAGCATGGTACCCCCAGACGTTCACCACCTCCTCCCTGACGGAACCCTCCTGCTGCTGCGGCCCCCTCCCCGGGGACGTGCCCACGACGACCGCACCCGATCCACGGACCTGGGAGTCTACACCTGTGAGGCCAGCAACCGGCTGGGCACGGCAGTCAGCCGGGGCGCGCGGCTCTCCGTGGCTG TCCTCCAGGAGGATTTCCAGGTCCAGCCTCAAGACACGGTGGCTGCAGTGGGCGAGCAGGTGCTTCTGCAGTGCGAGCCGCCCTGGGGCCACCCAGAGCCCACCGTCTCATGGTGGAAGGATGAGAAACCCCTGGCCCTGCAGCCAGGGCGGCACTCG GTGTCCCAAGGCTCCCTGCTGATGGCAAGAGCAGAGAAGAGTGACGCGGGGACCTACATGTGTAtggccaccaacagtgcaggacgACGGAAGAGCCGGGTGGCCAGGGTGTCCATCCAGG AGCCCCGGGACTACAAGAAGCCCCTGAAGCTTCTGGCTGTGCACATTCAGCTGGAAAACGTGACCCTGCTGAACCCAGACCCCAGGAAGGGCACCAAGGCTGGGCCAgctgtgtggctcagctggaag GTGAGCGGCCCCGCGGCACCTGCTCAGTCCTACACGGCCCTGTTCAGGACCCAGGCCgcccctgggggccagggcgccccgtgggcagaggccctgctgggtggcTGGCAGAGCGCAGAACTTGGGGGCCTCCACTGGGGCCAAGACTACGAGTTCAAAGTGAGACCGTCCTCCGGCCGCGCTCAAGGCCCCGACAGCAACGtgctgctcctgaggctgcctgaACAAG tGCCCAGTGCCCCTCCCCAGGAGGTGACCCTAAAACCTGGCAACGGCAGTGTCCTTGTGAGCTGGGTCCCACCACCTGCTGAAAACCACAATGGCATCATCCGTGGCTATCAG GTCTGGAGCCTGGGCAACACCTCATTGCCCCCAGCCAACTGGACCGTGGTGGGTGAGCAGACCCAGCTGGAGATTGCCGCTCACATGTCAGGTTCCTACTGCGTGCAAGTGGCTGCCGTCACTGGCGCGGGCGCTGGGCAGCCCAGCAGCCCTGTCTGCCTCCTATTAG AGCAGGCCATGGAGCGAGCTGCCCAGCAACCCAATGCACACAGCCCATGGACCCTGGAGCAGCTGTGGGCAGCCTTGAAGCGGCCAGAGGTCATTGCCAGCGGGGGTGTCgtgctgtggctgctgctgctgggcacGGCTGTGTGCATCCACCGCCGCCGCCGAGCTGGCGTGCACCTGGGCCCAG gTCTGTACAGGTACACCAGTGAGGATGCCATCTTAAAACACAG GATGGATCACAGCGACTCCCCCTGGCTGGCAGACACATGGCGCTCCACCTCTGGCTCTCGAgacctcagcagcagcagcagcctcagcaGTCGGCTGGGAGTGGACCCCCGGGACCCGCTAGAAGGTCGCCGCTCTT TGATCTCCTGGGATCCCCGAAGCCCTGGGGTGCCCCTGCTTCCTGACACCAGCACTTTCTATGGCTCCCTCATTGCTGAGGGGCCTTCCAGCCCCCCAGCCCGGCCAAGCCCCCAGGCCCCAGCGGCCAGGCGGCTCacaccccagctggcccagctctCCAGCCCCTGGCCCAGTTCGGACAGCCTCTGTGGCCGCCGGGGTCTCTCTTCCCCACGCTTGTCTCTGGCCCCCGCAGAGGCCTGGAAGGCCAGAAAGAAGCAGG AGTTGCACCAGGCCAACAGCTCCCCACTGCTCCGGGCCAGCCACCCTGCGGAGCTCTGGGCCTGCGAGTCGAGCAACAGAGGCTCCAAGAACTTTCCCCAAAGCCCAG GAGCTGTGCCCCGTGCTCTGGTGGCCTGGCGGGCGCTGGGACCACAGCTCCTCAGCTCCTCCAGTGAACTGATGACTCGCCCTTTGCCCCCGGTACCACTCGCTCCCCGTGGACCCCCCACTCAGAGTCAGCAGACCCA GCACTCGGTGGAGCCCCCAGCCCTCACCTCCCCTCCACCGCCAGCAGCCCCCGTCCCAGCCCTCCTTCCCTCCGGTACCCTCCgcccctccagcccccaggcctCCTCCCTCTCTGGTCCCAGCCCAGCGTCCAGCCGCCTGTCCAGCTCGTCGCTGTCGTCCCTGGGGGAGGATCAGGACAGCGTGCTGACCCCTGAGGAGGTGGCCCTGTGCCTGGAGCTCAGTGAGGGTGAGGAGACCCCCAG TGTCTCTCCGATGCCAAGGGCGCCCTCCCCTCCCATCACCTATGGCTACATCAGCGTCCCCACGGCCTCGGATCTAGCGGACATGGGCAGGCCTGGAGGAGGAGTGGGGTCCGAGGTGAGGggcttgctgtgccctcctcggCCCTGCCTCACACCCACCCCCAGCGAGGGCTCCTTGGCCAACGGCTGGGGCTCAGCCTCAGAGGACAACGGCCCCAGCGCCAGAGCCAGCCTGGTCAGCTCCTCTGACGGCTCCTTCCTCGCTGACGCCCACTTCGCCCGGGCCCTGGCTGTGGCAGCAGACAGCTTCGGCTTTGGTCTGGAGCCCAGGGAGGCCGACTGCGTCTTCACGG ATGCTTCGTCACCTCCCTCGCCCCGGGACGACCTCTCCCTGACTTCTACCCTTTCCCTGACCCCGTGGGAGTGGAGGTCAGACTGGTTGGAGGACATTGAGAAAAATCCCACCCAGTGGCTGGGAAGGGGGCTGCCTCCCTGGCCACCTGAATCTCGGCTCTCTTCCCAGAAAAGTCAGCTCAAGCTCAGCTCTCCTGTGCCCAAAGCTGGCG ACTCCTCCTGA
- the ROBO4 gene encoding roundabout homolog 4 isoform X3, with product MGAGGVRLLGVHWALPLLLLTGSMAQDFPPQILVHPEDQLFQGPNPAKMSCRASGQPPPTIRWLLDGHPLSMVPPDVHHLLPDGTLLLLRPPPRGRAHDDRTRSTDLGVYTCEASNRLGTAVSRGARLSVAVLQEDFQVQPQDTVAAVGEQVLLQCEPPWGHPEPTVSWWKDEKPLALQPGRHSVSQGSLLMARAEKSDAGTYMCMATNSAGRRKSRVARVSIQEPRDYKKPLKLLAVHIQLENVTLLNPDPRKGTKAGPAVWLSWKVSGPAAPAQSYTALFRTQAAPGGQGAPWAEALLGGWQSAELGGLHWGQDYEFKVRPSSGRAQGPDSNVLLLRLPEQVPSAPPQEVTLKPGNGSVLVSWVPPPAENHNGIIRGYQVWSLGNTSLPPANWTVVGEQTQLEIAAHMSGSYCVQVAAVTGAGAGQPSSPVCLLLEQAMERAAQQPNAHSPWTLEQLWAALKRPEVIASGGVVLWLLLLGTAVCIHRRRRAGVHLGPGLYRYTSEDAILKHRMDHSDSPWLADTWRSTSGSRDLSSSSSLSSRLGVDPRDPLEVISWDPRSPGVPLLPDTSTFYGSLIAEGPSSPPARPSPQAPAARRLTPQLAQLSSPWPSSDSLCGRRGLSSPRLSLAPAEAWKARKKQELHQANSSPLLRASHPAELWACESSNRGSKNFPQSPGAVPRALVAWRALGPQLLSSSSELMTRPLPPVPLAPRGPPTQSQQTQHSVEPPALTSPPPPAAPVPALLPSGTLRPSSPQASSLSGPSPASSRLSSSSLSSLGEDQDSVLTPEEVALCLELSEGEETPRNSVSPMPRAPSPPITYGYISVPTASDLADMGRPGGGVGSEVRGLLCPPRPCLTPTPSEGSLANGWGSASEDNGPSARASLVSSSDGSFLADAHFARALAVAADSFGFGLEPREADCVFTDASSPPSPRDDLSLTSTLSLTPWEWRSDWLEDIEKNPTQWLGRGLPPWPPESRLSSQKSQLKLSSPVPKAGDSS from the exons ATGGGCGCTGGAGGAGTGCGCCTCCTCGGGGTCCACTGGGCcctgcctcttctgctcctcacGG GAAGCATGGCCCAGGACTTCCCACCCCAGATCCTAGTCCATCCCGAGGACCAGCTGTTCCAGGGCCCCAACCCGGCCAAGATGAGCTGCCGGGCCTCAGGTCAGCCGCCTCCCACCATCCGCTGGCTGCTGGATGGGCACCCCCTGAGCATGGTACCCCCAGACGTTCACCACCTCCTCCCTGACGGAACCCTCCTGCTGCTGCGGCCCCCTCCCCGGGGACGTGCCCACGACGACCGCACCCGATCCACGGACCTGGGAGTCTACACCTGTGAGGCCAGCAACCGGCTGGGCACGGCAGTCAGCCGGGGCGCGCGGCTCTCCGTGGCTG TCCTCCAGGAGGATTTCCAGGTCCAGCCTCAAGACACGGTGGCTGCAGTGGGCGAGCAGGTGCTTCTGCAGTGCGAGCCGCCCTGGGGCCACCCAGAGCCCACCGTCTCATGGTGGAAGGATGAGAAACCCCTGGCCCTGCAGCCAGGGCGGCACTCG GTGTCCCAAGGCTCCCTGCTGATGGCAAGAGCAGAGAAGAGTGACGCGGGGACCTACATGTGTAtggccaccaacagtgcaggacgACGGAAGAGCCGGGTGGCCAGGGTGTCCATCCAGG AGCCCCGGGACTACAAGAAGCCCCTGAAGCTTCTGGCTGTGCACATTCAGCTGGAAAACGTGACCCTGCTGAACCCAGACCCCAGGAAGGGCACCAAGGCTGGGCCAgctgtgtggctcagctggaag GTGAGCGGCCCCGCGGCACCTGCTCAGTCCTACACGGCCCTGTTCAGGACCCAGGCCgcccctgggggccagggcgccccgtgggcagaggccctgctgggtggcTGGCAGAGCGCAGAACTTGGGGGCCTCCACTGGGGCCAAGACTACGAGTTCAAAGTGAGACCGTCCTCCGGCCGCGCTCAAGGCCCCGACAGCAACGtgctgctcctgaggctgcctgaACAAG tGCCCAGTGCCCCTCCCCAGGAGGTGACCCTAAAACCTGGCAACGGCAGTGTCCTTGTGAGCTGGGTCCCACCACCTGCTGAAAACCACAATGGCATCATCCGTGGCTATCAG GTCTGGAGCCTGGGCAACACCTCATTGCCCCCAGCCAACTGGACCGTGGTGGGTGAGCAGACCCAGCTGGAGATTGCCGCTCACATGTCAGGTTCCTACTGCGTGCAAGTGGCTGCCGTCACTGGCGCGGGCGCTGGGCAGCCCAGCAGCCCTGTCTGCCTCCTATTAG AGCAGGCCATGGAGCGAGCTGCCCAGCAACCCAATGCACACAGCCCATGGACCCTGGAGCAGCTGTGGGCAGCCTTGAAGCGGCCAGAGGTCATTGCCAGCGGGGGTGTCgtgctgtggctgctgctgctgggcacGGCTGTGTGCATCCACCGCCGCCGCCGAGCTGGCGTGCACCTGGGCCCAG gTCTGTACAGGTACACCAGTGAGGATGCCATCTTAAAACACAG GATGGATCACAGCGACTCCCCCTGGCTGGCAGACACATGGCGCTCCACCTCTGGCTCTCGAgacctcagcagcagcagcagcctcagcaGTCGGCTGGGAGTGGACCCCCGGGACCCGCTAGAAG TGATCTCCTGGGATCCCCGAAGCCCTGGGGTGCCCCTGCTTCCTGACACCAGCACTTTCTATGGCTCCCTCATTGCTGAGGGGCCTTCCAGCCCCCCAGCCCGGCCAAGCCCCCAGGCCCCAGCGGCCAGGCGGCTCacaccccagctggcccagctctCCAGCCCCTGGCCCAGTTCGGACAGCCTCTGTGGCCGCCGGGGTCTCTCTTCCCCACGCTTGTCTCTGGCCCCCGCAGAGGCCTGGAAGGCCAGAAAGAAGCAGG AGTTGCACCAGGCCAACAGCTCCCCACTGCTCCGGGCCAGCCACCCTGCGGAGCTCTGGGCCTGCGAGTCGAGCAACAGAGGCTCCAAGAACTTTCCCCAAAGCCCAG GAGCTGTGCCCCGTGCTCTGGTGGCCTGGCGGGCGCTGGGACCACAGCTCCTCAGCTCCTCCAGTGAACTGATGACTCGCCCTTTGCCCCCGGTACCACTCGCTCCCCGTGGACCCCCCACTCAGAGTCAGCAGACCCA GCACTCGGTGGAGCCCCCAGCCCTCACCTCCCCTCCACCGCCAGCAGCCCCCGTCCCAGCCCTCCTTCCCTCCGGTACCCTCCgcccctccagcccccaggcctCCTCCCTCTCTGGTCCCAGCCCAGCGTCCAGCCGCCTGTCCAGCTCGTCGCTGTCGTCCCTGGGGGAGGATCAGGACAGCGTGCTGACCCCTGAGGAGGTGGCCCTGTGCCTGGAGCTCAGTGAGGGTGAGGAGACCCCCAG GAACAGTGTCTCTCCGATGCCAAGGGCGCCCTCCCCTCCCATCACCTATGGCTACATCAGCGTCCCCACGGCCTCGGATCTAGCGGACATGGGCAGGCCTGGAGGAGGAGTGGGGTCCGAGGTGAGGggcttgctgtgccctcctcggCCCTGCCTCACACCCACCCCCAGCGAGGGCTCCTTGGCCAACGGCTGGGGCTCAGCCTCAGAGGACAACGGCCCCAGCGCCAGAGCCAGCCTGGTCAGCTCCTCTGACGGCTCCTTCCTCGCTGACGCCCACTTCGCCCGGGCCCTGGCTGTGGCAGCAGACAGCTTCGGCTTTGGTCTGGAGCCCAGGGAGGCCGACTGCGTCTTCACGG ATGCTTCGTCACCTCCCTCGCCCCGGGACGACCTCTCCCTGACTTCTACCCTTTCCCTGACCCCGTGGGAGTGGAGGTCAGACTGGTTGGAGGACATTGAGAAAAATCCCACCCAGTGGCTGGGAAGGGGGCTGCCTCCCTGGCCACCTGAATCTCGGCTCTCTTCCCAGAAAAGTCAGCTCAAGCTCAGCTCTCCTGTGCCCAAAGCTGGCG ACTCCTCCTGA